Proteins encoded in a region of the Thermodesulfobacteriota bacterium genome:
- a CDS encoding cobalamin B12-binding domain-containing protein produces MGDERRIRILIGKAGLDGHDRGAKIVARALRDAGFEVIYTGLHHTPEMIVETAIQEDVDVIGLSILSGAHNYLFPEVTRLLKEKGADDIAVFGGGIIPKGDIPGLIKHGVRAIFEPGTPTGKIIDWVRKNVKPRNP; encoded by the coding sequence ATGGGAGACGAGAGAAGGATAAGAATCTTAATTGGGAAGGCGGGGTTGGATGGGCATGATAGGGGTGCAAAAATAGTCGCGAGGGCTCTGAGAGATGCTGGATTTGAAGTAATCTACACGGGGCTCCACCATACGCCTGAAATGATTGTGGAGACCGCAATTCAGGAAGATGTCGATGTAATAGGATTAAGTATTCTTTCAGGAGCGCATAATTATTTGTTTCCCGAGGTAACTAGGTTGTTAAAAGAAAAGGGAGCCGATGATATAGCGGTATTTGGTGGTGGTATTATACCCAAAGGAGATATACCCGGACTTATTAAACACGGTGTAAGGGCAATATTCGAACCGGGCACACCAACTGGTAAAATAATTGATTGGGTAAGAAAAAACGTAAAACCTAGGAATCCATAA